The genome window TGATTTATTAAGTCGTCCTTGCTATGTAGATCTTCATCCACATGCTTGCCTAATCACACACGAAGTATGTTTGAATTACTCAGTATGGACCGGTACATCGAAAGTATGCATGATGTGTTTCTCTTTGTTCCGAGGTTATTTGTATGCCACGAATGTGCTGTAAAGACTTCTTATTCATAgatcgtttttataaaaattaatataaggaAGAGTTTATTTTATCCATTAAAAGCACTTTGATATTGTAGatggaataaaaaatttattaattacatattcttgttgtttttatttcaatgtaattttgCTCAGTTACACTTTTTATGAATGTGTGCATCAATAGTTTACTCATTTCAATTCACTTTCACTTAATTTTTGAAtgcatattcaattttaatgaaataatatacagTGATaactaatataaatgtaaaattataattgtatacgtataaagtattaaaattaaactacAATTGTAAAACtcaatggaaataatattttattaaaatattagattttcttCATGCAGAATTGGTTTGTTTTAAATTTCTGTTCTTACAAATTGGATCATATATCTGTATGGAGGAGgaatatattagaaaaaaaacgtTGAATTatgaagataatatttattattatactttataaaacacaGGTCACATCAAACATACACCATTCCTACAAATTTTTCATGCACAAGACAATTTACGAGGATacaattttcgttttttttttttgcgaaTTTACTCCACTCACATACAAAACATGAAGTCCCAAACGAATACACACATACCCGCCTCGTGTACAACATTCATTTCCACAGTGAAATATTTAGAGTATTCTAACTCTGTTCACTTGTACACAGTGAAATATTACACATATATTTATGTTGTTGGCTCTTCGAACATTCATAAGAGTTAAAGATGCTGCAAGTAACAGATTGGCGAATATGAAACTACGTTGTTTAACAAGTTGAAttttacaatagaataaaacaattttaacattctgtatctgtttattattatcataaaagcaatagaaaatttaatattgattcaCGAGATTACTGAATTTCTTATAGTTTCTGATTTccttttcatttattcatttcttagTTCGTTCGttgcaaaataaattatttaaatcatttgaaatctATATCTTAAGAAAGCTAAATGTAGCTACTTTTAAGGTGTTCCGTGAATACCAACCTAATTAAATTCTTTCAGAagcaaatatgtatataatttttgtaaatgcCAAAAGTGGAATAGTACAAGAAGATTTGATACATACGGTGAATAAATGTCTCTTTATCCTTCCTTTGTACTATCCAGAAGAAACAGTAAGTTAAcgtaaactatgtaaatataactgtgaattattattcagataaatatgttaCAGTATGAAGTAATCATTGAAGATTATTTGTATCCGATAGGTAAACTAACTATATCTTGTACGTGCAAACACGTTTTTATTTCTAACTCTGTCAATAACTTGTCGTCAAAGCTGTCATTACATAATTCGTATATATGcttatttttatgatattatttGAGTTTGGAACACTTCTTATAAGGTCTTAATGAAGTAGCGGATATACAATGCACTTGAAACTGTGTAGAAAACAGAAATAAGGAAAAAAAGTTgaacaatatatgtatatatgactcagtttttctctttcttaatGAAACAACACTGATctctaaaatttttcaaatataaactgTCTTTTACAAAGTTATTTGTAGTTATAATTAAAACttgaaaacaaaatgaaaatggaagagaaaatagtaataaacataaattctaATTTATGTTGCGGACGTATTTAACTAACTAATGTTCATGGATAATACTTTATcgttataaaaagtgaaacataATCTTTCCATATGTTCTGCTTAACACCAATACATATGTATCTCATATAGTGTAGAACGAAACATTTTAACTTCTAATTgaacataatatagaaatcaagtGTCATTGTGATGATACAATTCATTGTTTTAAAACTTTGATTTGCAATGCGTTTTACCGTCGATAGCGTAAGAAACGCGATATCCGCCCTCAAAAACTATTGTAATTATTCCCTCCTAGCTGAGAGCTGAAACCTCTGTTCGGGGAGTAACCGGGCCTAAAGTTGTTACCTAAAcctaataaattagaaaatatacgtTACACAACTTATCTTTAAAGCTCgctatagtctaaattcaacttcaaaaaattttcaaatatacctCCGCAAAAATTTCCGATGCCACCCAACGACATTCCGCTTGAACCACCAGTAGAATTTAGGAATAATTCAATGTACCTATGGGACATGTGACTTTTGTCCTGTAACATAAGATCACAATAGTAAATGTAGTTTCACGTTTAACTAATTATTAAACTGATGCCTGAAATTCGAAtgtaatagtttttaatagaattttaaattatattggaatttttattgattctatacaaaacaatgattgtttcgtattaataattaaaggatATAAACCTTAGACATTGCTTTAACAGCTTCTTCGTGAGTTGCGAATTCTACATCAGCTTCTCCGGATGGTCGTCCACCATTTTCAAGAATAATCCGTACATTCACTGGTTCAATAGGTCTGAAGAACTGCAATTAAAGTGTTCAATTGTGATACTGATAAGCTACGTAATCGAATTTtactataacatttttaaattactaataaatttgttttaaacaaaCTTACGTCAGCTATATCTTGTTCTGTAGCTTTGAATGGCAATCCACGCATGTGTATACTGTGAATACCAGAATTACCACCCCATGTATCACCACTGCCTCTGAAGTTTCCACCCTTCATATCTAGACCACCGCGCATACCCATGCTCCCTCCACGGGAATCAAAATTGTTTCCACTTCCCCAAGGGCCACCATCAAAGTCTGTAacgtattaaataacaataaaaaaagatcaATAAAGCATCTTACCTTCCGAGTCTTTCACaatgtaaaaaaaagaaacattgtttacatattaatttctggctttcgggtgagagccaTGTCCACTAGAAAttttttcccaacgtttcgccagcattgcagctggcttcatcaggggGCTAAAGGCATCTGATACTGATGTGTGCCGGAGAGGAGTCTCTTTAAATACGTACCCTGTTCATGTTCCGGATCGATGGTCACCAGTTACTTTAATTGATCAGCTGACCACGGCTCTTACCCGAAAGTCAGAAATGAATGTAACactccaggccgtgaaagcatcaaaactactattgtttatataagttttaaaagtaactatttgaaatgattaataCCTCTGTTTCTGGAACCTCTGCCATTATTACTAAATCGGTTCATCCCACCGAATCGAGCACCTCTATCATAGGGAGCAGGTCTCTGATTAAAACCACCCATTGGTCCACCTCTCATTTTTGGTCCAATATTAGCACGTACTTCCGACAAAGTGCTTCGGAAGATTTCGATGTATCTGTTAAGGTTGATATTAAAATCGTTAGCATTCATGTAGAGGTATTACTGCCGTTTATAATCGGCTGCCTTCGAATAGGAAACTTCAATGCAAAAATATCAATGAGCACAAGTTCGAAATAAAAAAGAGATATGTAAAGGGGTAAATGTGAAATCAAAAGTAAAAATTCTGCGCATAGCAGGTATAGTAAATTTGATTATTGTGTGAtgcgaagaagaaaaaaaaattaaagacagaAAGAAATGATTCAAAGAAAAAATCCATATTGAAGATTTTGTAACAGATTAACTGTTCATACTGCACCTCCACGGATTTATTAAACCTGTGTAGATACCCTCCCTCGGTGACATTGCATTCTGTTGCACCTATGTCACCCTAGCCTTTGAGATGCTGATGATCCTCAGGTATATGACAATTACAATTGCAGTttatgcaattcaatgaaaagaaACTAAGACTGGTATCGAGAAGCGATACAACTACAATGAACATACTCAGAATCGAAAAGTTTCATGACCTTGTAGGAAGCTAGAACGTCAGAGTTAGCATATGGTACTACCATCGCATTAAACATTTTCGTGCATTACGAGCTGTACTTCACTAgtgatattttgtttaaacaaaaaaactGTGCGAAGCCTTTGAGCTTGAACTTTTTTTTCTCTGTTGCATAAAACGTACAATTGTGCAATTGTCAAACAGATGTGCCAGATTAGATCGATGATAACTACCTCTGTAGCGCCCACCCATCCTGGGTTAGCCCTACCCACCTCCCATGGGGTTTGGTGACGATGTAAGGGGGTACCTCCCGCCCGGCACCCACCCATAGGTTTCAGTTGGGCCAACAGTACTTTCGCTTACGTACGACTAACTTTCTTTTATCCGTGTTTAGATAGAAGCAGTTTCTTTATCTAACCAATACGCATGACGACACGTAACAgattaataaagtaaaaagaaagtttaatataatttgaaacctatttcattttgtttcttaacaAGCTTTTATTAATGGAATAGTAGTAAAGAAACTGCATCCGTTAAAAAATTTTTCCCGCTATTTactaacaaaatttatataccTACATGTACTACAATCataaaatgatattgaaaagtCATAAGTATACCCAAACCCAGCTAGCGTCAGTGCCCCACCTGTGTCCTATCTTTTCCTTGTGTTTCTGCAGAGCGCGCTCCGCAACATCTTTGTTAACAAATTGAACGTAAGCCTCCCCAGTACTGCGGCCCGTGTAGTCTGTCGGTAGTGAAATCCCGTTCGGCAATATCTCCAACCCTGACCCACACATAATCAAACATCGACATTGTAGCGTAACACccattattaattaaagtatCGTCAGTTTATTAAAACCCTTATAAGAAGCAAGATTTTAATATCCTTTGCACATTATGTGCAAAATGTCTCGCTCCaaaaaatatactataaatatatatatatactatatatatatatatatatatatttaagaaagACAAAAAATACTTTACTAGGCCAAAGTTAAGAATTAAGTACTACCTTCAAAACACAAAGatgtattgtaaataaaatgtaaagcatatggaaaatataataaaagtcttTCGATCCAGGGCTAGTGAAACACAGGAACTTGAATTTTAAAAGTCTTAAATCTTAACTCAGGCGACTGGATAATCATGGAACACAGAGGTGTTGCTTAGGATGGTTATAAACACAAGTATGAAATTACAGGACGTCTTGATATCATGATTTAAGTATCtgcgtatataaaactaaaacacAAAACAGAAAACAATGCCACTTCGTACTTAATCAAAGAATGCTATTATACGTATATACTATAGCCATCAAAAACATTTGGTCCCTGTGATTCAAGATTACttttaatcaacaaaaattGTACAAGAgggaaataatttgatttaaaaaaatttaaggaTACATTGGTTATCAAGAAGGTTTaagtgaaatttcaataatgcattgtaataaaaaaataattacaaatacaaGCTCATATATGTTGTGTGAAATACCTGAGAAAAATTGTGCTATCTCTTCTTTGGAACATCCAAATGGCAGGCCACGAAGTCTTACACAACCATCATCCATTGCAATTTCTACGTTCAAACCACTTCTTTTGACTACCCATTCCATTTCACCTCTTTTTGCTTTGAAAActatagcaaaaataaaaaaaaattaactaTTTTCATGGACTCATatgatatacaataatatatgtgctaaatgaaatttttgttctaagtttataaaattatattattctgttaatttttacatgaaaagtTAGAATAACTATACATTACTTAATTTACCTTCTATATAACGATGACCCATATGATCTCTGTCTCTCTTACAAGCTTTTTCAATATCTTCTGGTGTATCCATTTCAACGTATGCCTCGCCACTAGGGCGGCCTTCTCTGGACATAGTCATGTGAACTCCATTTTTACCATTTGAAATAGAACAATCACTGAAGAATTTCATGATCTCATCAACAGTAGTAGACCACGGAAGACCACGTAATTTGACAACATAGCCTTCATCGTCATGATCTCCACTACCATTCGACATGGCTAGAAACTAAAGtaatctttattataaaatgatcaacatacattttaatacatcttctaaaataaatgaataataatatccaTGAGAATTGACATAATTTTAGCAACATTTAATCTCTGCAATctcatttttagaaattttattagctttaagtTAGTAAGGTTAACTTCGTCACGTTGAAGCAATATTATCTATACATATTTCTTCATTgactaattttcattttaaaaaatattaataaaatagttgaaggtcaaaaaactaaaaaaagaaaGCTCGAAATAgacaaatatgaaataaatattttacaatgtattGCTAATAAAAATACCGagctgataataataataaaaattagtaaaacttggaaaataataacgtaaaaatttcaaagaaaaaaaggCTTAAGCTCAAAGAATACGTAATGCTGTAAATATTTGGTTTTAACTtttcatatatataaattttattgatttaaaaaaattaatacattatttatacttaCAAATATTCAGTGATGAAATGTGGACAAGAAAAAATtcacaaattaattttaattgacagCAAACGCTTCGCCAACACCACGCTTTACGGAACTATCAGCAAAATGGCGTACGCTTCAGATATGCTTAAGGCTGGTTTACAATTATCAAGGTGATCTTATAACTATGTATCAATCATTAAAACggtaatatattacaaatattcttatgtaatgtagaaaattatatttttactacaAATTTAATCTGTttcaaacatataaaaataattaaatattcatatattcaatgAATGTGTAAATACGTAATTTAGGCGACACTTAATGGAAACAGTTCACATGAACATGTGTTCTATTTGACTTTGTTTAAAGCCatttttgtatttcaataatatttaaactattCACCTTACTAGTACTAAAATATTTTGGCTGTTGATATGACAAaccttttaataaatttaactaCACCTGAAATTTCTGAAAGATTGTgcgatttttttatatgaagattTCAATACATATATAGCAAGGCTcaccattttgaatattttttatgaacgtacctgtttatatagttacataagTGTTACTGAACAAACATGCTTATAACTTTGATACAAGATCAAATCGAATATATTTACtgttcatataaatttttttcattttgcatcTCTTGTCCACTCCTGAATAGGATTAATATATTCTGTTGAACTCTGTATAATTACCTACAAAACATCTGTTTGAATGTTCTTGAATATTCTCATCTTGCCTATTATCACAGATTTAGTACAGTACCGGTACAAATTATAAAGGtcatgaaattttgtttaaggCTTGAGatctgtattattttaatattatgctaAAGATTGCGGACAATTCACGATATCAGATTCATTAACAATAATCAGATTAGCTTTATGTCTCAATTGTATTACAGAATATTTAATCTGATTCTACGACTAAAAACGCACACAgcgggaatatttaaataatgaaaacaaagtttctggaatacaatattacataattGTAGTTTTTACTGActcgttaataaaaatatatttaggttatttttaacaatagtttatatgaaaaaataatagagagaatttttgtatctatttcacataaatattaattctccgAACAATAAAGACATATAATAATGTGTTGCTGCATAATAacaattgatattaaaaaattctcgtttaTGATTTTAAGTTTATAAAGTACTACCTAAAAATCAGAATATGTATtttaacatgaaaataattagaatcAAAAGGAATCACGTTAGCATATTGAAAATTACGACCGAATGTCGATCATTACCCTTTGTGTTATGTATTCATACACTAGGGTTGTATTTTGAACAACTATGATCGGTATAACAGTTTGTCCTAAGTAATTAAACTCTGTATGatgtttgatttttttattatataatgtttatgCGCAGAATACCGATATTTTCCCGCTGTTTCTTGACATTTAACGAATTTGTTTTTTTCCTCAATATTTCGTTTTGCGAATTCAGTATCCCGATAACAGTAGGACATTCAGTAACAAATTGAACAGtagaaaatgtattttcctCCGGAAATATgggaacaaatatttttgtacaccGACGCAGTAACacttacaaaatttaaaagagTTTGCAAATATTGGAATGGAGTTATCAATAGGATTTTAATGGTATTTTGTACATTACTTTAAAATTATCTTCAACCGTTTTCTTGTCCTTGTTTTTcttcataaaaatacaaatgcgGATGCGTATTAAAATCTTTAGAGCTTTAAGCATTTCAAAATAACTTTGAACTtgtctataattatttaaaatttattaattaatcgcaGGAAAATGACCACTGGCACAGAATGTGTAAAAAAGAAATCCCTCAAAACTTATGGAGCACTTTTTGTGAGACACTGAATCCGATGAAACATTATACTAAATTTCATGAGATATATGATTATAATATGTGGATGGCATTATATAAATTATGGACTAAATTCAGAAATATACCAGAATGGAAACCAGGAACTGAATGTATTGAGCCATTAAAAATACAAAGTCATACAGAACATATCACATGTTTAGAAATATCAGGTACTAATGTATAGTTAAGTCTtacagtaaattataattaatattgaatgtaaATACTGTTGTAGAAAACATAATGGCTGCTGGGTCTAGCGAAGGCTACGTTTATTTTTATGATGTCTGTGATATATCCAAAACTCCATTTTTTGTAGCTGACAATGTGgaatatatacaaaatgtacAGTTTATTAGAGATGGTATATATGTTTATGCATATAGTTAACAAATAATTGTATTACAAATTCTTA of Nomia melanderi isolate GNS246 chromosome 5, iyNomMela1, whole genome shotgun sequence contains these proteins:
- the glo gene encoding heterogeneous nuclear ribonucleoprotein glorund; protein product: MSNGSGDHDDEGYVVKLRGLPWSTTVDEIMKFFSDCSISNGKNGVHMTMSREGRPSGEAYVEMDTPEDIEKACKRDRDHMGHRYIEVFKAKRGEMEWVVKRSGLNVEIAMDDGCVRLRGLPFGCSKEEIAQFFSGLEILPNGISLPTDYTGRSTGEAYVQFVNKDVAERALQKHKEKIGHRYIEIFRSTLSEVRANIGPKMRGGPMGGFNQRPAPYDRGARFGGMNRFSNNGRGSRNRDFDGGPWGSGNNFDSRGGSMGMRGGLDMKGGNFRGSGDTWGGNSGIHSIHMRGLPFKATEQDIADFFRPIEPVNVRIILENGGRPSGEADVEFATHEEAVKAMSKDKSHMSHRYIELFLNSTGGSSGMSLGGIGNFCGGLGNNFRPGYSPNRGFSSQLGGNNYNSF